From Pseudarthrobacter equi, a single genomic window includes:
- a CDS encoding ABC transporter ATP-binding protein produces the protein MTANKSDVRLSVQQVRKVYGVGSRNEVEAVRSLNFDLHAGEFACLVGPSGSGKTTLLKCIAGLLEPTSGEVVLDGKRVSGPAEGMAVVFQEYSRSLFPWLTVEENVALPLKTSGVPKAERKARVSEALEAVSLSHATKSYPWQLSGGMQQRVAIARAVASNPSVLLMDEPFAAVDAQTRGELEDLVRDVWKRLNMTILFVTHDIDESVYLAERVLVLSSSPTIVQADLHIDLPDVRSQADTRSLPRFGELRHEVYEEVQFAKINPGGVRTATRGELRA, from the coding sequence GGCGTAGGCTCCCGCAACGAAGTGGAGGCTGTCAGGTCACTCAACTTCGATCTGCACGCCGGAGAGTTTGCCTGCCTCGTGGGTCCTTCGGGCTCGGGGAAAACGACGCTGCTGAAATGCATCGCCGGACTCCTCGAACCCACCTCCGGGGAGGTGGTGCTGGACGGCAAGCGCGTCTCGGGTCCAGCCGAAGGCATGGCGGTGGTGTTCCAGGAATACAGCCGCAGCCTCTTCCCCTGGCTCACCGTGGAAGAGAACGTCGCGTTGCCGCTGAAGACCTCTGGTGTGCCCAAGGCCGAACGAAAGGCACGTGTCAGTGAAGCGCTGGAGGCCGTCAGCCTTTCCCATGCAACCAAGAGCTACCCTTGGCAGCTGTCCGGCGGCATGCAGCAGCGCGTGGCCATCGCCCGGGCCGTGGCATCCAACCCAAGCGTCCTGCTCATGGACGAACCGTTCGCGGCCGTTGACGCCCAGACCCGTGGGGAGCTCGAAGACCTGGTGCGGGACGTATGGAAGCGACTCAACATGACCATCCTCTTCGTCACCCATGACATCGATGAGTCCGTTTACCTGGCGGAGCGTGTCCTGGTCTTGTCAAGCTCGCCGACCATCGTCCAGGCCGACCTCCACATCGACCTTCCGGACGTTCGCAGCCAGGCGGACACCAGGTCCCTTCCACGTTTCGGCGAGCTGCGCCATGAGGTCTACGAGGAAGTACAGTTCGCCAAGATCAATCCCGGAGGAGTGCGGACTGCGACGCGCGGGGAGTTGCGCGCATGA